A section of the Melopsittacus undulatus isolate bMelUnd1 chromosome 3, bMelUnd1.mat.Z, whole genome shotgun sequence genome encodes:
- the XKR5 gene encoding LOW QUALITY PROTEIN: XK-related protein 5 (The sequence of the model RefSeq protein was modified relative to this genomic sequence to represent the inferred CDS: inserted 4 bases in 2 codons; substituted 2 bases at 2 genomic stop codons), translating to MRGAFPGLCLVLLAAERGERLCAFIHYLVHRQLGWFGLTVTCMVPSYTAQLLSILWFRADSHPPSCSLLVFHLLQLGLWKRYWDVLWMVAKTGSSAGAADVLTQHRDVCVLQLLEALLQTLPHLLLRAYAVAVDPADFILGVSAGLSLLSLTWPLVPYRXITCLLKPGHLCLPAAAILCLLLWRTGMLGTRILALVLFARLYSFWVFAVAGVHWLLVSFWLVAQQTDIVAQPYHWRLCNCLVGAVYIFCYTDVWPGPSKHRMSVFYAIMLMENTLLLLLVTQFLQADLRNSLCVTGTVISWSVIGAAALVVYYSLLHPRSTEICQGFLGITCSTAAAGDEEVAGDSSQDGQSLGISGDGKSLGGTGTRADPKDGNGSMLLQVKRCLEGSWTKHRHWLLVKLVLKTGDTSTINTAFGDGGMGEVYPGTWMMGKHNSVEPEENLSFPTREISPGGVECGLRDGKSQAVGNGNGSKPSTSTARAAQEDGAGLGFPPAISFPSSFFLNLAKDSPVYYSASTGGITSLREGTVPAASMALLQRANKAQPPPGFLGEGGHREDIPLEMVTISLILGTCAHKHLQHSSSLSNTGGXGVVSHPKEGLEPVGLGCALVEHRCLWDTHYGTQRTVXRSKMRPPCFTSTPKDDPGCPQXEMGEMGEGMNWPGLLE from the exons ATGCGCGGGGCCTTCCCAGGGCTCTGCTTGGTGCTGCTGGCGGCGGAGCGCGGAGAGC GGCTCTGTGCCTTCATCCACTACCTTGTTCACAGGCAGCTGGGCTGGTTCGGTCTGACGGTCACCTGCATGGTGCCCAGCTACACGGCtcagctcctcagcatcctctggTTCAGGGCTGACAGCCACCCACccagctgctccctcctggtGTTCCATCTTCTGCAGCTGGGCCTCTGGAAGC GGTACTGGGATGTTCTGTGGATGGTGGCAAAgacaggcagcagtgctggtgctgcGGATGTGCTGACTCAGCACCGGGACgtgtgtgtgctgcagctcctggaagCCCTGCTGCAGACCTTGCCTCACCTCCTGCTGCGGGCATATGCTGTGGCAGTCGACCCAGCGGACTTCATCCTTG GTGTCAGTGCAGGGCTCTCCCTGCTCTCTCTCACCTGGCCTTTGGTCCCCTACAG CATCACCTGCCTGCTCAAACCCGGTCACCTCTGCCTGCCAGCCGCAGCcatcctctgcctgctgctctggAGAACGGGGATGCTGGGGACCAGGATCCTGGCCTTGGTGCTCTTTGCCAGGCTCTATTCCTTTTGGGTTTTTGCTGTGGCTG GTGTCCACTGGTTGCTCGTGTCCTTCTGGCTGGTGGCCCAGCAGACAGACATCGTGGCCCAGCCCTACCACTGGAGGCTGTGCAATTGCCTGGTGGGAGCCGTGTACATCTTCTGCTACACTGATGTCTGGCCTGGCCCCTCCAAGCACAGGATGTCTGTGTTTTATGCA ATAATGCTGATGGAAAAcacccttctgctgctgctggtcacTCAGTTCCTGCAGGCAGATCTGAGGAACAGCCTGTGTGTAACTGGAACCGTCATATCATGGTCTGTAATAG GTGCCGCAGCCCTGGTGGTGTATTACAGCCTGCTCCATCCCAGATCCACAGAGATCTGCCAGGGCTTCCTGGGGAtaacctgcagcactgcagctgccGGTGATGAGGAGGTTGCTGGAGACAGCTCCCAGGATGGGCAGAGCTTGGGAATTTCTGGAGATGGAAAGTCCCTGGGAGGGACAGGGACCAGGGCAGATCCCAAAGATGGGAATGGCTCAATGCTCCTGCAAGTCAAGAGGTGTTTGGAGGGCAGCTGGACAAAACATCGCCACTGGCTGCTGGTAAAGCTGGTCTTGAAGACAGGAGATACATCCACGATCAATACAGCTTTTGGAGATGGTGGCATGGGAGAGGTTTATCCTGGCACATGGATGATGGGGAAACACAACAGTGTCGAGCCTGAAGAAAACCTTTCCTTCCCCACAAGGGAAATCAGTCCTGGGGGTGTTGAATGTGGTCTGAGGGATGGGAAATCACAGGCAGTGGGGAATGGAAATGGCAGCAaacccagcaccagcactgcaagagcagcacaggaggatggagcaggtCTGGGTTTTCCTCCAGCCATATCTTTTCCCAGCAGCTTCTTCCTGAATCTGGCCAAGGACTCTCCTGTGTATTACAGTGCAAGTACAGGAGGCATCACCTCACTCAGAGAGGGGACAGTCCCAGCTGCAAGCATGGCCCTGCTGCAAAGGGCCAACAAAGCCCAGCCTCCTCCAGGCTTCCTGGGAGAAGGAGGACATAGAGAGGATATACCCCTTGAGATGGTGACCATCAGCCTAATCCTGGGTACTTGTGCCCACAAgcatctgcagcacagctcttcccTCAGCAACACAGGTGGCTGAGGGGTGGTGAGTCACCCTAAAGAGGGCTTGgagcctgtggggctggggtgtgcCCTCGTGGAGCATCGTTGCCTTTGGGACACCCATTATGGCACACAGAGGACTGT AAGGAGCAAGATGAGGCCACCGTGCTTCACCTCCACCCCCAAGGATGACCCTGGATGCCCACAGTGAGAGATGGGGGAGATGGGAGAGGGGATGAACTGGCCTGGGTTGCTGGAGTGA